From a single Salmo salar chromosome ssa22, Ssal_v3.1, whole genome shotgun sequence genomic region:
- the inka2 gene encoding PAK4-inhibitor INKA2 isoform X1: MEHQLYMSERKNMDTCLRRLKQELVSMKEAGDGLHAQMNSMMGALQELKLLQVQTVLEQLDISGRPIQRAAPPPTADTCGPCPIPSLKPTLGPGHDETLRPPLDWTTGQEEQQQQSRVGHRSSLSTSPSSSSLETVETESESQPLPLPRRVSGYTAPQVEYCGPRLSQVFPEQHQQPAHSAQVVDLPGILYSLSREGPSLDSDYSQDSMDDSSDWTSSLMSRSRNRQPLVLGDNVFADLVGNWLDLPELEKEEMIGGVCVGADGADRPDSPAHPLRLSRSQEICRKFSLTTNIFKKFLRSVRPDRDKLLKERPGWMVPENQEAKLFKRPKKVAKQQTKGSFYLPFWAGGQQQQGKGRPCPQLAEERHSQSQISGIYIDRRQEWRQEARVEKMQPLFDYNTAVWV, encoded by the exons ATGGAACACCAGCTTTACATGTCAGAGCGCAAAAATATGGATACTTGCTTGAGACGTCTGAAGCAGGAACTG gTCTCTAtgaaggaggcaggagatggcctCCATGCTCAAATGAACTCCATGATGGGGGCTCTTCAGGAACTCAAGCTTCTACAAGTGCAGACAGTGCTGGAGCAACTAGACATCTCAGGGAGGCCCATCCAAAGGGCGGCCCCACCACCAACAGCAGACACATGTGGCCCTTGCCCTATCCCCAGCCTCAAGCCTACCCTCGGCCCTGGCCACGATGAGACCCTCAGGCCCCCCTTGGACTGGACAACTGGTcaggaggagcagcagcagcagagccggGTGGGGCACCGGAGCAGCCTGAgcacctctccttcctcctccagcTTGGAGACAGTGGAGACTGAGAGTGAGAgccagcctctccctctcccccgcaGAGTGTCTGGATACACTGCCCCACAGGTGGAGTACTGTGGCCCACGTCTTAGCCAAGTGTTTCCAGAGCAGCATCAGCAGCCGGCTCACTCAGCCCAGGTGGTGGATCTGCCTGGCATCCTCTACAGCTTGTCCAGGGAAGGCCCCTCGCTGGACAGCGACTACTCCCAGGACAGCATGGACGACTCCAGTGACTGGACCTCCTCGCTCATGAGCCGCAGCCGCAACCGGCAGCCCCTGGTCCTAGGGGACAACGTTTTCGCCGACCTGGTGGGCAACTGGCTGGACTTGCCTGAGCTGGAGAAGGAGGAGATGATTGGGGGTGTTTGTGTCGGGGCGGACGGAGCCGACAGGCCCGACTCCCCAGCCCACCCTCTCCGTCTCAGCCGCTCCCAGGAGATCTGCAGGAAGTTCTCCCTGACCACCAACATCTTCAAGAAGTTCCTGCGCAGCGTGAGGCCCGACAGGGACAAGCTCCTGAAGGAGAGGCCAGGCTGGATGGTCCCCGAGAACCAGGAGGCCAAACTCTTCAAGAGGCCCAAGAAAGTGGCCAAGCAGCAGACCAAGGGAAGCTTCTACCTACCGTTCTGGGCAGGTGGACAGCAGCAGCAGGGTAAGGGCCGGCCATGTCCCCAGCTGGCTGAGGAGAGACACAGCCAGAGCCAGATCTCAGGGATTTACATAGACAGGAGACAAGAGTGGAGACAGGAGGCCAGAGTGGAGAAAATGCAGCCCTTGTTTGACTACAACACGGCTGTGTGGGTCTGA
- the inka2 gene encoding PAK4-inhibitor INKA2 isoform X2 — MKEAGDGLHAQMNSMMGALQELKLLQVQTVLEQLDISGRPIQRAAPPPTADTCGPCPIPSLKPTLGPGHDETLRPPLDWTTGQEEQQQQSRVGHRSSLSTSPSSSSLETVETESESQPLPLPRRVSGYTAPQVEYCGPRLSQVFPEQHQQPAHSAQVVDLPGILYSLSREGPSLDSDYSQDSMDDSSDWTSSLMSRSRNRQPLVLGDNVFADLVGNWLDLPELEKEEMIGGVCVGADGADRPDSPAHPLRLSRSQEICRKFSLTTNIFKKFLRSVRPDRDKLLKERPGWMVPENQEAKLFKRPKKVAKQQTKGSFYLPFWAGGQQQQGKGRPCPQLAEERHSQSQISGIYIDRRQEWRQEARVEKMQPLFDYNTAVWV; from the coding sequence AtgaaggaggcaggagatggcctCCATGCTCAAATGAACTCCATGATGGGGGCTCTTCAGGAACTCAAGCTTCTACAAGTGCAGACAGTGCTGGAGCAACTAGACATCTCAGGGAGGCCCATCCAAAGGGCGGCCCCACCACCAACAGCAGACACATGTGGCCCTTGCCCTATCCCCAGCCTCAAGCCTACCCTCGGCCCTGGCCACGATGAGACCCTCAGGCCCCCCTTGGACTGGACAACTGGTcaggaggagcagcagcagcagagccggGTGGGGCACCGGAGCAGCCTGAgcacctctccttcctcctccagcTTGGAGACAGTGGAGACTGAGAGTGAGAgccagcctctccctctcccccgcaGAGTGTCTGGATACACTGCCCCACAGGTGGAGTACTGTGGCCCACGTCTTAGCCAAGTGTTTCCAGAGCAGCATCAGCAGCCGGCTCACTCAGCCCAGGTGGTGGATCTGCCTGGCATCCTCTACAGCTTGTCCAGGGAAGGCCCCTCGCTGGACAGCGACTACTCCCAGGACAGCATGGACGACTCCAGTGACTGGACCTCCTCGCTCATGAGCCGCAGCCGCAACCGGCAGCCCCTGGTCCTAGGGGACAACGTTTTCGCCGACCTGGTGGGCAACTGGCTGGACTTGCCTGAGCTGGAGAAGGAGGAGATGATTGGGGGTGTTTGTGTCGGGGCGGACGGAGCCGACAGGCCCGACTCCCCAGCCCACCCTCTCCGTCTCAGCCGCTCCCAGGAGATCTGCAGGAAGTTCTCCCTGACCACCAACATCTTCAAGAAGTTCCTGCGCAGCGTGAGGCCCGACAGGGACAAGCTCCTGAAGGAGAGGCCAGGCTGGATGGTCCCCGAGAACCAGGAGGCCAAACTCTTCAAGAGGCCCAAGAAAGTGGCCAAGCAGCAGACCAAGGGAAGCTTCTACCTACCGTTCTGGGCAGGTGGACAGCAGCAGCAGGGTAAGGGCCGGCCATGTCCCCAGCTGGCTGAGGAGAGACACAGCCAGAGCCAGATCTCAGGGATTTACATAGACAGGAGACAAGAGTGGAGACAGGAGGCCAGAGTGGAGAAAATGCAGCCCTTGTTTGACTACAACACGGCTGTGTGGGTCTGA